GACGGGGCTGaagtcagagaagaggaggagaagtctGGGAGGGAGCCCTTGGCCAGAGGGCCAAAGACCAAGGAGGCAGCAGAGGCCCCAGAGGAGTCTGGGAAGGAGCCCCAGGTCAGAGGGCCAGAGGTCAAGGAGGCAGCAGAGACCCTAGAGGAAGCTGGGAGGGGGCCCCAGGCCAGAGGGGCAGGGGCCAAGGAGATAGCAGAGGCCCCAGAGGAGGCTGGGAGGGGGCCCCAGGCCAGAGGGCCGGAGGCTAAGGAGGCAGCAGAGGCCTCAGAGGAGGCTGGGAGGGGGCCAGAGACCCCCAGAGGGGCCCAGAGAGAGACCCAGTCAGGAGTAGCCCCTAATGAGGTCCCCCCTGAAGCAGCTTCAGGCCAAGAAATTAAGGGAGTAGAGATTAAGGAAGAAGATGAACTGGTAAAGCAGCCAAGAGTCCAGGCTTGTGGTCCTTCAGGACCCCAGGGGCCAGGCCAGCATCCTCCAGATCAGCAGAAGGAGAGCCCAGAGGTGCCCAATCCAGTCCCTGGAGCAGGGCATGGGGCTGGGGCCCCCAGGGAGCTTcccttgggcatagtttcagGACAAGAGGAGGACAgtaggagagcagaggagaggggcCAAGATGGGGCAGGGGCCCGGGGGGTCCCTACCACAGGAGCTGAAGGCACCATGGCCCAGGTGAGCAAGAGTGGCGCTCATCCAGGGAGCACCGACAGATGGGTGCATGGGGCCGGGGCCGGGCTAACAGGGATCGAGGATGTGGGTGCTGGAATGCTGAGGAACGGGGAGGAGATAGAGGTCCGAGTAGGGGGGACTCCCCAAACAGGGCCTGAGGTAGTAGGGATTAGGGCAGAGGGGGCTGGAACAAAGGAGGCTGAATTTTGGATATTGGAGCATAGGGAGAAAGGAGCTGAGagattggggaagaaagagacaCAATCTGGAGTGTTAGTTACCAAGGAGACAGAAATTGGGGTTCAAGCATTTGAGGTAGGATGGATTAAGGCTATAGAAACCGGGATGTTGGTGACTGAGGGGACAGGAGCAGAGATTTTGGCACCTGGTACATTGGGGCCTGAGAAGATAGAAGCTGGGATGCTGAAAATGACTAAGACAGAGCCTGGGGTGCTGGGGACCGAAGAGCCATCGACAGCTGAGATAGTAGGAACTGAGGAGACAGCAACTGGGGCTTTCGGGATGGAAACAAAACCTGGGGTAGCAGAGGCCAAAGAAGCACTTGAGATAGTGGGGACCAAGGCTATAGAAACTGGAGTATTGAGGACCGAAGAGATGGGAGGGGGGTTACTGGGGGCAAAGGAGACAGAGTCTGGGGAACTGGGGGCAAAGGAGACAGAATCTGGGGTAACAGAGGTCCAAGAGACAGAAATTAATATTCAGCCCCTTGAGGTAGTAGGAACTATGGCTATAGAAAGTGGGGTACTGGGGTCTGAGGAGACAGAATCTAGGGTACTGGGGACAAAGGAGACAGAATCTGGAGCATGGGGGATAAATGAGACAGAATCTGCAGCATGGGGGACAAATGAGACAGAATCTGGGGTACTTGGGACAAAAAAGACAGaatctggggcacaggggacaAAGGAGACAGAGTCTGGGGTACTGGGGGCAAACGAGACAGAATCTGGGGTACTTGGGACAAAGGAGACAGAATCTGGAGTACTAAGGACAAACAAGACAGAATCTGGAGTACTAGGGACAAACAAGACAGAATCTGGGGTACAGGGGACAAAGGAGACAGAATCTGGGTTATTGGGGGCAAAAGAGACAGAATCTGTGGTATCAGAGGTCCAAGAGATAGAAATTGAGATTCCGCCCCTTGAGGTAGTAGGGACTATGACTATAGAAAGTGGGGTATTGGGGTCTGAGAAGACAGAATCTAGGGTACTGGGGACAAATGAGACAGAATCTGGGGTACTGGGGACAGAGGAGACAGAGTCTGAGGTACTTGGGACAGAGGAGACAGAATCTGGGTTATTGGGGGTAAAGGAGACAGAATCTGGAGTACTGGGGACAAAGGAGACAGAATCTGGGCAACAGGAGACAGAGTCTGGGGTACTTGGGACAGAGGAGACAGAGTCTGGGGTACTTGGGACAGAGGAGACAGAGTCTGGGGTACTTGGGACAGAGGAGACAGAATCTGGGTTATTGGGGACAAATGAGACAGAATCTGGGGTACTAGGGACAGAGGAGACAGAATCTGGGGTACTGGGGACAAATGAGACAGAATCTGGGGTACTGGGGACAGAGGAGACAGAGTCTGGGGTACTTGGGACAGAGGAGACAGAATCTGGGGTACTGGGGACAGAGGAGACAGAGTCTGGGGTACTTGGGACAGAGGAGACAGAGGTTGGGGTACTTGGGACAGAGGAGACAGAATCTGGGTTATTGGGGGCAAAGGAGACAGAATATAGGGTACAAGGGGCAAAGGAGACAGAATCTGGGGTAACAGAGGTCCAAGAGATAGAAATTAATATTCAGCCCCTTGAGGTAGTAGGGACTATGGCTATAGAAAGTGGGGTACTGGGGTCTGAGGAGACAGAATCTGAGGTACTGGGGACTGAAGAGATATTAACGTATGAGATAGTGGAGATTGAGGAGACAGAATCTGGGGTGTTGGGAAAGGAGGAACCGAGGGTTGGAGTATTGGGGACTAAAAAGGTAGGGACTGAAGTGGTAGGAACAGATATTTTGGCACTTGGGATATTGGGGACTGAGGAGACAGGACCTGGGGTTCTGGGGAATGAGGAAACAGCTGGGATATTGGGGAGCAAGAAGGCAGAACCTGGTATATTAGAGAATAAAGAGATAGGAACTGAGAAATTGGC
The DNA window shown above is from Notamacropus eugenii isolate mMacEug1 chromosome 2, mMacEug1.pri_v2, whole genome shotgun sequence and carries:
- the EHBP1L1 gene encoding EH domain-binding protein 1-like protein 1 isoform X2; translation: MLRNGEEIEVRVGGTPQTGPEVVGIRAEGAGTKEAEFWILEHREKGAERLGKKETQSGVLVTKETEIGVQAFEVGWIKAIETGMLVTEGTGAEILAPGTLGPEKIEAGMLKMTKTEPGVLGTEEPSTAEIVGTEETATGAFGMETKPGVAEAKEALEIVGTKAIETGVLRTEEMGGGLLGAKETESGELGAKETESGVTEVQETEINIQPLEVVGTMAIESGVLGSEETESRVLGTKETESGAWGINETESAAWGTNETESGVLGTKKTESGAQGTKETESGVLGANETESGVLGTKETESGVLRTNKTESGVLGTNKTESGVQGTKETESGLLGAKETESVVSEVQEIEIEIPPLEVVGTMTIESGVLGSEKTESRVLGTNETESGVLGTEETESEVLGTEETESGLLGVKETESGVLGTKETESGQQETESGVLGTEETESGVLGTEETESGVLGTEETESGLLGTNETESGVLGTEETESGVLGTNETESGVLGTEETESGVLGTEETESGVLGTEETESGVLGTEETEVGVLGTEETESGLLGAKETEYRVQGAKETESGVTEVQEIEINIQPLEVVGTMAIESGVLGSEETESEVLGTEEILTYEIVEIEETESGVLGKEEPRVGVLGTKKVGTEVVGTDILALGILGTEETGPGVLGNEETAGILGSKKAEPGILENKEIGTEKLAFKILETKELREILGTEETEPGILMSRKVASAGERAGWALLDSGEESGAEPEPEGSIQEPSPAPAGGGAGEEAPTATATSFSWVAPAAIQEGEARGSPAFSTPTPPSQEWPEEDRRPQGWGGGPEPPLGTKVSSSQSLLEWCQEVTAGYPGVRVTNFTTSWRNGLAFCAILHYFHPDKIDFAALDPQNIKQNNKQAFDGFAALGVSRLLEPADMVLLAVPDKLIVMTYLCQIRAFCTGQELQLVQVEGGGRASTYRVGGPEPELPEALGSSHLAQRLRERGGDMAGTPPTREVRGEAGLPAGGSEMGGRDDTNRGPSKDPAKVAGRQLKEEEGKASLSVEIPGAGATAKSSGQESSGDTEDSRMGAPLALKDSGTDATKAKKDAGIQEGSGSEDTRARAEGPMVRTRTPSPADGLMNGTGPGAVRLRRPSLNGEAGMGPIPPPRAHGSFSHIRDADLLKKRRSRLRSSSSFSVEDTDSGAPGPSETPAPDSASVSANQKPTAAIPRHKSVRVCRATSPGTGTEADRRAGGRGGDPAAEPYGDRCCQGLSLSSRGTSWSLCLQGKGLV
- the EHBP1L1 gene encoding EH domain-binding protein 1-like protein 1 isoform X1, which encodes MLRNGEEIEVRVGGTPQTGPEVVGIRAEGAGTKEAEFWILEHREKGAERLGKKETQSGVLVTKETEIGVQAFEVGWIKAIETGMLVTEGTGAEILAPGTLGPEKIEAGMLKMTKTEPGVLGTEEPSTAEIVGTEETATGAFGMETKPGVAEAKEALEIVGTKAIETGVLRTEEMGGGLLGAKETESGELGAKETESGVTEVQETEINIQPLEVVGTMAIESGVLGSEETESRVLGTKETESGAWGINETESAAWGTNETESGVLGTKKTESGAQGTKETESGVLGANETESGVLGTKETESGVLRTNKTESGVLGTNKTESGVQGTKETESGLLGAKETESVVSEVQEIEIEIPPLEVVGTMTIESGVLGSEKTESRVLGTNETESGVLGTEETESEVLGTEETESGLLGVKETESGVLGTKETESGQQETESGVLGTEETESGVLGTEETESGVLGTEETESGLLGTNETESGVLGTEETESGVLGTNETESGVLGTEETESGVLGTEETESGVLGTEETESGVLGTEETEVGVLGTEETESGLLGAKETEYRVQGAKETESGVTEVQEIEINIQPLEVVGTMAIESGVLGSEETESEVLGTEEILTYEIVEIEETESGVLGKEEPRVGVLGTKKVGTEVVGTDILALGILGTEETGPGVLGNEETAGILGSKKAEPGILENKEIGTEKLAFKILETKELREILGTEETEPGILMSRKVASAGERAGWALLDSGEESGAEPEPEGSIQEPSPAPAGGGAGEEAPTATATSFSWVAPAAIQEGEARGSPAFSTPTPPSQEWPEEDRRPQGWGGGPEPPLGTKVSSSQSLLEWCQEVTAGYPGVRVTNFTTSWRNGLAFCAILHYFHPDKIDFAALDPQNIKQNNKQAFDGFAALGVSRLLEPADMVLLAVPDKLIVMTYLCQIRAFCTGQELQLVQVEGGGRASTYRVGGPEPELPEALGSSHLAQRLRERGGDMAGTPPTREVRGEAGLPAGGSEMGGRDDTNRGPSKDPAKVAGRQLKEEEGKASLSVEIPGAGATAKSSGQESSGDTEDSRMGAPLALKDSGTDATKAKKDAGIQEGSGSEDTRARAEGPMVRTRTPSPADGLMNGTGPGAVRLRRPSLNGEAGMGPIPPPRAHGSFSHIRDADLLKKRRSRLRSSSSFSVEDTDSGAPGPSETPAPDSASVSANQKPTDVNPPVEESLPSSGSNISPSEEPGMRFQDTSQYVCAELQALEQEQRQIDGRAAEVETQLRSLMETGAARASHSPPGEPHGLCVSKGRG